The nucleotide sequence TACCAACACTTAGATAGCATTTTTAGGAAAATGGTATTAGTTTCATTTTTTATTTAGAAtacatagttttttttttattttttagagatttaaacattttttttatttttaaaaataggAATCCGCCTTTGAATCTAGCTAAATGACTAAATTTgtccggtttcatagttgaggatTGAAAATAGAACTTTGCTTGTGtaagttgaaggttgaaaattaTTGGACTTTACCCTAATTGGAACAATTTTGTGTTAGAAGATAGGGATAGATATACATATATAACAATTGATAATAAAAGTCTTTTAACTTCCTTGCGTCATTTTTAAAGGTTGATCTCCATATATCGTTGTAAATTTTGGAATGACATTAATTTCATTTCAAAGCTCCTGTACGTCAGCTATGTAGTATGTATGGTACTTTACTTTAATTTTCAGTTGTACATATTTTTTCAAAGATCACATATATATAGAAGTATAGAAAAATTGCATCTATGTGCAGGCGGCGGGCGGTAACACAGTTAGCTAGGTATGGTATACGTACCCCAATTAAGTTGAAGCTAGACGctgacgccggcgccggcgccggtgaaACAAACCGTGACGATGAGCAGAACGGCAGACAATACGAGTATATGCCCTATTCGCTTGGCTGATCTTTACATATATAGTCTTGGCTCGCTTGCCGGCACGGACTGGTTGGTTGCGGGACACCCAGATGCCGGCCGTAGCACAACTCCAGCACTCCGACGACGGAGGCAGGCAAGCACTTGTAGTACAGGACTAGAGCATCGCGCTCACGCCCGGTGTTGTCCTGAATTATGAATCAAATAAATTATATGTAATGAAGGAAGAGAATTTACATATCAATTCAAGGTGAGGGTGCGGATACGATAGAATTAAAGCCGCATGTGGTAGGAGTATTTtggatatgtatatatgtatctCGGAGATCTATCATGGGCCGGctgataaataaataaataaaaagtaaAAAAAGCTATAAAGGATCCATTATATATCAGCGTGATCGGCTGGGGCTGGCTAGCTGGCCTGGCTGTCCAACCCCCTCACATGGATACTATTCACATGAACTAGCcagcagtatttttctttcacataaATGAACCAACAATAATACGAATCAGCCAACCAAACATGTTGTAAATTACCAGGTGTGTTAAGAAGTAGACGAATAAGGCACGGGAGGTCCCCTTGTAAAAAAAACCCTCCTatggtggaggtgatggtgcCGAGTCCGATGAGGGCGATGATTTGACCTACCCTCTCTATGTAGTTACCTACTTCGTCATCAGCGCTTGCTCAGGGAGCCCCAAAGTTTCCGATCACTGGGAACacgcaaagaaaagaaaaaacgagAGGTAGTAATGATCACTGAGCAGTAACAGAAGGCATGTAAACGCGTCTAAACAGTCCCCACGGTCTAGAAACGATTTAATAATGTACACACGTTGGGACACGCGCGCATATTTGCAAGTAAATTTCTAAACAAACTAGCGGTATTGTCTAAGAGGTGATTACGGATCAGCATCAAATTAATAGCATGATTAGCCTCTTGTTCCCATCCTCTTTTCTTCTATTTTGATTAATCAAAACTAGCCCTTTATTTTTGAGAAAAAAATGAtaatttatttaaaaaaaattatacttAACTATCccaccattccaaattgtaaaacGCTTTGACTTGTCTAGATACTTAGCTTTCGgtcttttgctatgtatctagacgtaGTGCATGTTAAATACATATAAAAACTATGTATTTTGGAAACCCAAAATGTCCAATAATTTGAAACGAAGGGAGTAGCTCATGACAGTGTCATTCCTATAGTTAGACAAAGAGCAAAAAGACAATTACCAATAAACCCTCAATGATAAAATCTAAATTATATGTATAATTGATCTCAATTAAATggctagaaaataaaaaaaatggaaGTACCCGGAAGTATCATTGATACCTTCTAACCATTATAAAAGAGCTATAAATAGATATATAAGATGTATATACAGATCTTTCCCCATTGGCTTCCTTTTTCTTTAATACAACAGGCAACTCTCCTGCCATGTTCACttcaaaaaaataaagaaattGCCCAAAACATGTTACAAAATGACTCGGAatatatctacaactttgctctCCGACTGCTAAAACCGAGTGAATCTAAATAAAAAATCAGGAGACCTGCTCTATGGAGAGGCAAAATCCTTTCCACAAGCTAAGGGGTCAGTAACAAATAGCGTTGGTAGCACCCATAATAGCGGCCCTCTACCGCTACAGCTATAAGGTAGCAGACCAAAGATAGCATGTTAGAACTTAGTGTCTGCTATAGCACTTACCATCCGCTATTGCAAGCTGCTATTGTAGTTTTTTTTGGACATCCGCTATTGTAGTTGTTAAGGCGCTATTCGCTATATGTATGGGTGATGATATAGATGGTCCAATCATAATAAAAATATAAAGATGGTAGTTTGAACCATCGTAAAAAATGATGGGATGATGATATCATTCTCAACTAATATAAGAACTTAATCATAATTTGTCTCTACATGTTTTATTTACATATCTTATTCAATTATATGCTTCATGTGATTTTATATCAATTAAATGTAATAATCGACTAAACATTTATAGTTGTATAAGCAAATATGTTATTAGTATTGGCATATGCTCAAAAAATTTAATTATCTTTAATATTTTGTTATTGGAACTTAGTGTCCGCTATAATACCTGCTATCCACGATGCGCTATGTCGACACGAATCTGCTACGAAGCCGCTAACCGCTATTTATTAGCTCACCTCCGAAGAGGCGGAATCCTTTCCCCGATTTGGATGTATATATACTCCTCACAGTGAATTTCCGTGTGGTAGTCTAAGCTAATAAATGGTACCtctatctttttatttgacaatttccGACATCAACTTTTGGTCAAGTACCCGAAGTTTCCGATCACCGGACCcaagcaaagaaaaaaaaagagaggcagCAGTAACCACGGAACAGTAATAAAAGACACGCCTAATTAAACGACTGTGACCGACTACTCGTCGTTCAGATGACCTGGTATCCAATATGCCAGCaaaattcagcctgttcgctcatGATTTATCAgctaatgaatagtatttttctctcacaccaaatcagccgacggtactttcagccatggcttataagccaaacaaacccaaATAAACAGGGCGATTGACTGTGAGCAACTGTAGATCTCCTGTACTCCTAGACGACTGTGAACCGATGGAAATACGCCTGCAACACCGAAGATATACCCGGTCAGAGAGAAAACTCGACTATGCTTCGGCTATTATATATAGTAAAACAATTGAAAAGGTTCCTCCGTAAAAGGTTATTTTgaaataaacaataataaggacACGGCTGTGATGCCTATAAATTCTAATCTTCCACGGTATACAAATTAGACTTCTTTCAATTTATCTAGCAGCTTATTTTCAGTTAATAAAGTGTGCTGGCAATAACAATTTCCCCCCACAAGCTAACACAAAACGGCAGCTACCAGCGATCTCAAACTTCACAACTTAATATTCAGCATGCccttttttttaacaaaaattgGCGGGGACGGATAGTCCCCACCTGATATATCAACCACGACACCGAGAGACATCGATAGTGGAGGGTTGTCACCCTTACAAGGAGGTAGGTGTGAGGCTACCTTCGGAACATGTTAACTCAGCCCGTGTTTAGTTCGTAAAAAGTTGAAAATTTGGccaccgtagcactttcgttttatttagtaattagtgttcaattatggattaattaaactcaaaacgttcgtctcgcaatttcaaAAAGGGTGAGGCTACCTTCGGAACATGTTACCTCAATCAATTATTATGGGCATGCTTGTACCTTTACTAGGCACGGTTTTGTCTAGCTGAGCCAATTAATGAAAATAGTACATCTGAGAATCTCCACTAAAATATTTTTTATGTATGGTTCATGCTATACGGTGTCAACGAGCTATCTTGTTAGTAGAATTGAGATTGCGTTGGAATTTATTTGGGGTGTTTTGTTAATCGTAAAAAATTAGCAATCTTTCACAACTATTCACCCTTCTGATTGCCTATATATACCTTAGTGTGAATGGGTCCTACAGTTTATTGTACCGCAAAATTTATATACTCTAGCAAATAGTTTTGGTAGCATAGAGACTCTACATAAGTTTCCTGCATTGCAGAAAATAAAGAATCATTTTTAGTGATCTCGATCTAAAGACGCTTTTTAGTGACTGCTACATGCTATACATATGtaatataaatataatataatagtATATGTTATTTATCTCGGCCCAAGGaaaaacaaacaaataaataATTTTGCATACGTGATACACAGTAACACAGTTGATATTAAAAGGAATGATGAACATTTGAATTGTCACTTAAATAAAATGTTGAATGCTAAACACCAGGAGAAGCTGCATTTTCTGGTTGTGACACATGCAAGCTCCCCAAATAGGAATTGCAATGCATGCCATATAGTCCTTTAATTGGCGAGCCAAATGTTTGGGAAAATTTTTATATATAGATATCAGGAGAATAAACTCCATGTATAACGCATCAATGGGTAAGGGCGGCAGAGGGCGGAGGTGAAGCGGGCGCAGCACCGGCACAGGCGATGGGTAAGGGCGGCGctggggaggaggaggcggagcggCAGCGCAACGAGGTGCGGGtcgatggggatggggatggcattttttttttgtttttctatacGACGGGGGCGGCGACGTTGAAAGAAGCTTCCTGAAGCCATTCGGAGAGGAGAAAAGAAGGAAGGAGAGGACAAAGAGCTACAGGGTAACAGTGTAACTGTAGCCAACTGCCGTACATCTACACATGTATTGACCACCCTGAGGACGCTAGCTGCCAAGGTTTACAATACCggtaagaaaaaaatttcggtcCCCAGCGATAAATACAAAATTTCGGAAATATcggttcaaatttaaataaatttaaattgagTTTTAAACAAATTTGGCATCATTTCACTAGAAAAACTCTATAATCCATCATACATCATAAATTTATATAACATCGACGAAATAACATAATATATCACAGAAGTAGAGCTGCAGTAATACAGTGCGCTGACGGTGGGCGAGCTGCATATACTAGTGTCCTCCAATGTGTGagtgagaaaattaaataaatttgaagaaATTTAGGGCTTTGATAAGACTAGATGATATGGAGGGTCATTTTAGTGTGGTTTGGTGTAATTTTAGAGTGAAAGATGAATTTAACCGAAAAATTTTGACCGATACAAAAAAAATTTCGGACCTCAGCAAAAAAGCGATATTTCGGAAATTTCGCCGCGCCCCATTCCCCAGTGCTCGTGCCATGCCACCATCACTCTCCCACGCCCCCTGACTCTTCGAACTAcataaaacacgtgcaacatgaaacacttgattgcaacatacatctgaaacagatgaaacatcgggaacatacacttgcaacatatgtgtgaaaacatatgcaacatctagatagaacacttgcaacttgcaacatgaaaacacttgctgcaacggaAGACTAGAACAGATAAAACCTTTGAAACATActgttgcaatatatgtgtgaaacatatgcaacatccagatcaaaacgcttgcaacatacgtctggaacagataaaatattttgaacaaactcttgcaacatgtctCTGAAATATTTGCAATATATGCAGCACGTGCAACATccatgatctacttttgcaacatccatattaaACAAGTGCAACATACCTCataaacgtctgaaacacttgaaacatatatttgcaacataggggaggggagaGCCTGTGCCGATCAATTCCGGCCGTCGGGGTGGGAGCCCGTGGCAAGTGGCGGCATACGAGCACCGCTAGCATCCAGCACCAGCGGCGCACGTGAGCACCAATGCCACCAGCTTGGGTCGGCCGGCCGGGCGGCGCGTGTGACAGGAGGGCGTGAGCGAGCGGTGATAGATGGGGCGCGCGGCAGCAGCGAGGGGGGAGTGCGCATCCGCGTCCAGGACGGGGCAGCGGCAAGGCGCTGCGACAAGGGAGGATGAAGCAGAAGGAATAAGGATGGGTGATTTATTTTTAATAAACTTGTGGGTAAAGAGGCGGTGTAAAAGCTCAAACAACGAGGCAGTGGGCCTACCGGAGCGTCCGACGATTTGTGCTCGTGTCGAACGTAAAACGCGTAGCATTACCGTAAATTATGCCTTTAAAATTGGACTCCATTCACTCATCCATTCTTTCTATAAAACATTAAAACAACACAAATACGGAATACTCCAATATACATGTATGAGCCTAACTATACCTTTTGTGCGTgaatgttttttctttttccttttacgTCAGTAGTATACGTACTATATAATGCTGTTCCGATTCAGTCCAGCTAGCTTGTGCCAATATAAATATACAATCTCTTCATACAAACTTCTTGGTGGTGGCCGTGGCAGCATTATCATCGCCGGCGTTTTTTTTAGCCCTGACGGCGACCGAGCCATCGTTGCCGGCGAGCTTCATGTACTTGTCCTTCCTGGTGAGCGTGGTGCACTGAAACCCGAGCTCCTTGGCGATGACCCTCTGCACGTGGTTGGCCACGTCGACGGCGCTCCTCCCGCCGGCGCCGCACGTCTCCTCCGGCCGCAGCGGCGGCAGGAACGTGACGTCGTACCCGGGCCGCGGGTTCATGTAGAAGAAGTAAGGGTCCAGCCACTTCCACCCCCTCGCCGTCGACCCGTAGTAGGTCCCCTGCCGCGCCTCCATCGCCACGGGCACGATCCGGTCCGTGAGCTCCGCGAACAGCGCCGAGAACCGCAGCAGGCAGGGCTCCCGGCACGTGGTCCCCTCGGGGCACACCACCACGTCGCCCTCCGCCAGCAGCGCCGCCATGCGCGCCGCGTCGGTGGCCCGGTCCCGCGACAGTGCCACGGCCCGGATCGGCGAGATCGCCGTCGAGAGGCGGCTCGCGCTGTACGTCACGCACGACACGGGCCGACCCAGCGCCACGGACAGGATGATCGGGTCCAGCGCCGTGCGGTGGTTGCACACCAGGAGGGAACCCGGCGCACCCGGcgccgggggcggcggcggcgtcccccGGACGCGGAGGCGGATCCCCGTCAGTCGGTACGTGTGGCGGACCAGGCGTACGGGGATCATGAGGTTGAAGAAGACGCGGAACAGCGCCAGCAGGAAGCCCACCGGGAGGTAGGCCAGCGCGAACAGCGCCTGCGCCGGGTCCGGGCGCTGGACGAGGCGGCCGTCGTGGAAGACGGCGCGGGACAGCAGCGTGTCGGCGGCCGCAAGCGGCGCGCGCTTGTCCGGAGGCACCATGTAAGCTTCCTGCCACACCACACAGACACAGCACAGGGTACCGCAATCAGTCAATTAGGTCCAGTTTAGTTgtaaaaaattttacaaaattttttaagatttctcgtcacatcgaatctttagacgcatgcatgaagcattaaatataaataaaaaataaaattaattacacagtttaaacgaaatccacgagacgaatcttttaagcctaattagactatgattggacattaattgttaaataacaacgaaaactacTACAGTGctattttgccaaaattttcggaTCTAAACGAGCCCTTAATatcttttgtgtgtgtgtgtttttgcgAAGCAGACAATTACATACATTCAGATTCAGTAGATGCTGAGTGAAGTGGCTGATAATTTTTTGACCGTAGGTGTACTATTTCTCAAAGTCATCATCTTCACAATAAGAAAAATTCCTTTTTTCCCCCTAGACTACTGTGGGAGCTTTAGTAGAAAGGTTTGCAGCCACACACACAAACAGGGTGCCAAAGATGTGACAGCTGGTGCTACAAGAACAGGTAtggcatttgtttgacttgaTGAGGCAAAGAAGAACAAATCCTAGTGCTTGATTGCTTACTAAACTCAGAGTCATAATTTAATCCAGCAACAAAATTTAATTTTAATCCACCTGAATGCATCGTATCGAAAAGCTTAAATTTTTGTAATAAGCAACCAAAAAAGTACGGATAGTCGAAGGCGATTCATTACTCTCGTACCTTGCAGATGGCCATGAAGTCGTGGTCGCTCTCGCGGTCCCCGAGCCCGACGTCGGGCAAATCCCCACTGGCGAAGAGCCTCCGCACGACCTCGGCCTTCCTCTCCCCGACGAGCACGGCCTTGATCCTACCCGTGAACCTGGCGTCCCCGAACGCGCAGAAGGTCTCGAGCTCGGTCCCGGCGACCTCGGCGCCGAGGAACCCGCGGACGAAGTCCCCCACCATGACGGCGGGGGACGCGGTGACGACGACCCTCCGCCCCTCGCCGCAGCCGCGGAACACGGCCCAGGTGTCGGCGCGCACGCCGGCGGCGTAGTGCCGCGGCAGGACGCCCCGGGCGACGGCCTCGACGTCGCGCACGCGGAGCCCCGCGAACGTGACGAACGCCAGCACCGCGATGGCCGCCGCCTCGGAGACCATCGTGTAGAGCGCCAGGAGGAGCGGCGCGACGAGGAGGAGCGCCAGCGCGCGGACGCAGGAGCCGGCCTCGAGTGCTACGAGGAAGTAGTAGGGGAACGCGGAGGAGGAGGCTAGCAGCGTGCCGTCCAGGTCCGCGGCGGCGGTTCGGCGGACCCGCGCCGACGCGTCGTAGGACGACACCGGTGGGAAcctcgcgctcgcgctcgcgGCGGGGGGCGCGGGGGCCACGGCCATGGCGAGAAAGACGATGGTGTTGGTGTCTGTCTGGGTCGGAAAAGGTTGGTTCTTGGAAGGCGACTATATGGTTGGACTTGGTGTCGCGGCGGCGGCTGCGTTTGTTGAGCGGCCCAACGCTGCGGTTGACGGGGACGGCAGCAGAGGTGGTGATCGGAATCGGAgcagagaagggaggaggaatcCGAGCAGGCGTGGAGTTGGGTGGGGGATCGGATTCCGAGTCGACCTCGCGCACATGAAGCAGGCGTTTGTGCCCGGATTGGTGTGGCCTCAAAGGGGAACGTGAAGAAGAGACGGTGACAGACAGACGAACAAATTACTACAAATTAGGCGTCGTATCTGTGGTCAGACTTGCCAATCTGCAGGCCAATCGGGGTTGGTTAGCGCTTGCTTCTACTTTTGCCGTTGACCGAGGCGACGTGGATTTCTTTCATGGGGATTACTGTAGATTACAGTGCAGTACCCTCCGTGGAATGTGCTGCTCCATGGAAGTGGGTGATGTGCACAGGTAAACTGCCTGCCGACTTGGATGGATACGGTGGGTGACCTTCACTTGGATCGATGGCGATGGATCATCTCTAGACGTCAGAGTGTTTGGCAAGAGCAGCAGTCGGCCGTTGACCAACAATCCTCTAGGAGTAACTCCTGCCTGCTTTCAGGCTTTCAGC is from Miscanthus floridulus cultivar M001 chromosome 7, ASM1932011v1, whole genome shotgun sequence and encodes:
- the LOC136462455 gene encoding glycerol-3-phosphate 2-O-acyltransferase 6-like — its product is MAVAPAPPAASASARFPPVSSYDASARVRRTAAADLDGTLLASSSAFPYYFLVALEAGSCVRALALLLVAPLLLALYTMVSEAAAIAVLAFVTFAGLRVRDVEAVARGVLPRHYAAGVRADTWAVFRGCGEGRRVVVTASPAVMVGDFVRGFLGAEVAGTELETFCAFGDARFTGRIKAVLVGERKAEVVRRLFASGDLPDVGLGDRESDHDFMAICKEAYMVPPDKRAPLAAADTLLSRAVFHDGRLVQRPDPAQALFALAYLPVGFLLALFRVFFNLMIPVRLVRHTYRLTGIRLRVRGTPPPPPAPGAPGSLLVCNHRTALDPIILSVALGRPVSCVTYSASRLSTAISPIRAVALSRDRATDAARMAALLAEGDVVVCPEGTTCREPCLLRFSALFAELTDRIVPVAMEARQGTYYGSTARGWKWLDPYFFYMNPRPGYDVTFLPPLRPEETCGAGGRSAVDVANHVQRVIAKELGFQCTTLTRKDKYMKLAGNDGSVAVRAKKNAGDDNAATATTKKFV